One Tolypothrix bouteillei VB521301 DNA window includes the following coding sequences:
- a CDS encoding ABC transporter ATP-binding protein yields MIEVEKLTKRYGSTPAIADVTFNVEQGEILGFLGPNGAGKTTTMRILAGYLPATSGTARIAGFDVHDNSLAVRQRIGYLPETPPLYPEMTVEGFLYFVSRIKGIPAGDRTAKVKAALEKCNLEDKRHTIIRKLSKGYRQRVGIAQAIVHDPPAIILDEPTVGLDPRQIIEVRNLIKSLAGSHTIILSTHILPEVNMTCSRVAIINRGNIVATNTIDNLMSQLTRGSGYEIEIKGEASLAKQMLQKIPGVGLVESVPTVAIQGHNDLKDNRSHLRVLSQPGTEPGEEIATALVRAGFSLCEMRRVSATLEDVFLQLTTAEKSLEMETETAEAKEGEKEGEAA; encoded by the coding sequence ATGATCGAAGTTGAAAAGTTAACTAAAAGATACGGTTCTACCCCAGCCATCGCTGATGTCACGTTTAATGTCGAACAAGGAGAGATTTTAGGCTTTCTCGGTCCAAATGGCGCTGGCAAAACAACAACCATGCGTATTTTAGCTGGTTATTTACCAGCGACAAGTGGAACGGCTCGGATTGCTGGCTTTGACGTCCACGATAACTCCTTAGCTGTGCGCCAACGCATTGGTTATCTCCCTGAGACACCTCCTTTGTACCCGGAAATGACCGTTGAAGGATTTTTGTATTTTGTATCGCGGATTAAAGGAATTCCCGCAGGCGATCGCACGGCAAAAGTCAAAGCAGCATTAGAAAAGTGTAACCTCGAAGATAAGCGCCACACCATCATTCGCAAGCTTTCCAAAGGGTACCGCCAAAGAGTAGGCATAGCCCAAGCCATTGTCCACGATCCACCAGCGATTATTCTTGATGAACCCACTGTTGGACTCGACCCCAGGCAAATTATTGAAGTCCGAAATTTAATTAAGAGTTTGGCAGGTAGCCATACAATTATTCTTTCGACTCACATTTTGCCAGAAGTAAATATGACTTGCAGTCGCGTAGCAATTATTAATCGAGGTAACATTGTAGCAACTAATACTATAGATAATTTGATGTCACAGTTGACGAGAGGCTCGGGATATGAAATAGAAATAAAGGGAGAAGCCAGCCTCGCCAAACAAATGTTACAAAAAATACCAGGTGTGGGTTTGGTAGAATCAGTTCCCACAGTGGCAATACAAGGTCATAACGATCTAAAAGATAACCGATCTCACCTGCGAGTGCTATCACAACCGGGAACTGAACCTGGTGAGGAAATTGCAACAGCGTTAGTGCGTGCGGGATTTAGTTTATGCGAAATGCGACGTGTTAGCGCTACTCTGGAAGATGTCTTTTTACAACTGACAACAGCAGAAAAGAGTTTGGAGATGGAGACAGAAACAGCAGAAGCCAAGGAAGGAGAAAAGGAAGGAGAAGCCGCTTAG
- a CDS encoding energy transducer TonB, translated as MNGINPKTTRIFLTKLIALGAIALIFGIGETIHRGCATEPEPNPENAPFDSRDCIKCYVAYPKIAKQQGIEGTVEVAFDVNNNGNPINIRLVRSSGSRELDDALIQQVPNFQLDPKSAGRKNIRLTVNFSIKK; from the coding sequence ATGAACGGTATCAATCCAAAAACCACCAGAATCTTTTTAACAAAGTTGATTGCATTGGGTGCGATCGCGCTGATTTTTGGTATTGGTGAAACAATCCATCGCGGATGTGCTACAGAGCCAGAACCAAACCCGGAAAATGCGCCATTTGATTCAAGAGACTGTATTAAATGTTACGTTGCTTATCCAAAAATAGCAAAGCAACAGGGTATTGAAGGCACAGTAGAAGTTGCTTTTGATGTTAACAACAATGGCAATCCCATCAACATCCGGCTAGTTCGTTCAAGTGGGTCACGGGAATTAGATGACGCGTTAATACAGCAAGTCCCGAACTTCCAATTAGATCCCAAATCTGCGGGAAGAAAAAATATACGATTAACAGTGAATTTTTCTATTAAAAAATAA